The proteins below come from a single Maylandia zebra isolate NMK-2024a linkage group LG23, Mzebra_GT3a, whole genome shotgun sequence genomic window:
- the LOC101464411 gene encoding leucine-rich repeat-containing protein 3, whose amino-acid sequence MGASQRCRSSINPSSFSSLFFVGTLLFSLMMTAYACPKLCHCTERNGMVVQCTSRNLESIPPNLPKDTVVLLLSSNQIRHVPKGAFADLHRLRELDLSHNVLESVEVDAFQGVSEALRTLDLSNNHLSGLPRDTFTKLHARIRLSQNPWHCECSLQETLRELRLDPETVNEVSCFTSEQEEYVGQPVIQVLDSGINFCNFHHKTTDVAMFVAMFCWFSMVTAYIIYYIKHNQEDARRHMEYLKSLPSTSHMSKDYDTVSSVF is encoded by the coding sequence ATGGGGGCCTCTCAAAGGTGCAGGTCATCCATAAACCCTTCTTCTTttagttctcttttctttgtgggAACACTTCTCTTCTCTTTGATGATGACCGCCTATGCCTGCCCTAAGCTCTgccactgcacagagaggaACGGCATGGTGGTGCAGTGCACTTCGCGCAACCTGGAAAGCATCCCGCCGAACTTACCCAAGGACACTGTGGTTCTCCTGCTCTCGTCAAACCAGATCCGACACGTCCCAAAAGGAGCCTTCGCTGACCTTCACCGCCTCAGGGAGCTGGATCTATCTCACAACGTCTTGGAGAGCGTGGAGGTCGATGCCTTTCAGGGGGTTTCCGAAGCCCTGCGGACCTTGGATCTTTCAAACAACCATCTGAGCGGCCTCCCCAGGGACACCTTCACCAAGCTGCACGCCCGAATCCGCCTCTCCCAGAACCCCTGGCACTGCGAGTGCTCACTGCAGGAGACACTGAGGGAGCTGAGGCTCGACCCTGAGACGGTGAACGAGGTCAGCTGTTTCACGTCAGAGCAGGAGGAGTACGTGGGACAGCCGGTGATCCAGGTCCTGGACTCGGGGATCAACTTTTGCAACTTCCACCACAAGACGACTGACGTAGCCATGTTTGTGGCCATGTTCTGCTGGTTCTCCATGGTGACAGCTTACATCATTTACTACATCAAACACAATCAGGAGGACGCCAGAAGGCACATGGAGTACCTCAAATCACTGCCCAGCACTTCTCACATGAGCAAGGACTACGACACAGTGAGCAGCGTGTTTTAG